ACCGCGTGCCCGACGGTACGACACGCCCTTAACCTTGTCGACGATAGAACCACCGGCGCTGCGCATCTTGCCAACCGATCCCGTCGGCCACGGAGCTGGGCGGGTCCACGGGCGCGACATCGACCAGAAGACGGCCTTCTTTTGCAAGCCGGTCCACGGCAGCGGCCTGCCCATGCTCAAAACCTTCACTGTAGAGCGTCCGGCGCGTGATCTCGCGGGCAAGGGTGCGGATGACCGCAGCCTCGATCTCGGCTTGCTGGTGGCGCTCTGGAGCCCGTAGCGCGCGAATGACGTTCTTGATCGTTGCAAGGCTGACATTGTGCAGCTCGGCATTCTCGGCGTTCGTCACGCCGCGTCGCCATGCCCGCATAATGCTGCGGTTTCTATTGGCTCTATGCTTGGCCGCTTCTGTGTGTTGCATAAATTTCCCCGGTGTGATTTGGTCCGATCGTCAAGACTTTTTGCCTCAAATTAAGGCTAATTATTTTAGCCAAGTCTAAATTCCCCACTGTGCTTTCCCTATATTTATCAACAACTTGAATCTCCCAGATTATTTGCGACAATATCAATTGTGCGCATTATACCTACAAAGGCGCGCGGCCAAATTGTTGCCGGATATCAAAGTAGATATGTCAGTCTCCGCCTCTCGTTGCGTCGGAAATTTCGGCCATGGTATTGATGGCAGTGAGCGAACAATACTTCCATCAGTGACGCGTCTGCCGTCAAAATGGCGAAGTCGTCGAGACTTAGGGGGCCAAATGCGACCAAATTACTTATTGCTGGCGGTCGGGATGATGCTGACCGTTAGCTTAGCGCTCGTTATCACCCAAATGAGCCGTTTTTCGTTTCCGTGTGAAAATACGATTGTCCAACGTTTGGCCAGTCCAGGCAGTCGGCACACCGCATTCCTGTTCGAGCGCGGTTGCGGCGCGACAACGGGCTTTAGCGGCCACGTCTCTATTGTAGGCTCAGGCTCGACCCCAAACGGCGCCGGTAACGTATTGATTGCGGAGCGGAAGAACGGGCCAAGCGGCTCCGAAACATATCACGGGCCGTCAATCATCATGAGATGGCAGGACGAAACTACGCTGATCGTTTCGCTCGACCCGGAAGCGCGTGTGTTTAAGCAGGAAACGGTATTCGGCGATATTCAGGTGCTCTACACCGATTAAATGGTACGGATTACGTGTTTCAGTCCGCAGTCGGAGATATCAGTCTTCACATACGCATCCCCTACCGCAACGTCACCGATGCCATGATGTTCTCCACCTCATCGGCGTGCAGGCCGAAATAATACTCCGTTGGCGCATAGAACAGGATGAGGTGCAGCGCCCCCTCTTCCACCGCGGCCTTTGCGGTCCCGCTATATTCCAGCCCCGATGTGTGGGCGCCGGTGAAGTCAAACCGGACACCTGACAGTGTGCCAAAGTCTGCCGGCCTCAGGTCATAGGTCTCGACATTGGCCATGCCGGCAAAGATCAGGCTGTCGGCGACGAACTCGGCAATCTCGAACTCACCCATATCCGCGCGGAATGTCGGCGCGAGCCGCTCCCGGTCACCGTAAGGTAGCTCGATCAGCGTCGCGCCGTCCTTGATGGACGAAGCGAGAAGCAATTCGTTGAGCATCGTGCCGTCGATGGTCAGCGTACGGGTCTGGGTCCGCCGGTTGACTGGATAGGCCGTCCACGCCTTGCCCATGGTCAGCTGATAATCCTTGTTCGGCACATAGGTCCCGGGTGGCACCAGATTCACGCCGGTACAGGCGGACACACACAGGACGGCAGCCATGGCGGACAGACGTTTCAGATCAGGACGCATCATCGTCCGCTTCCTCTTCAGACAGGGCCGGGAAAGTAGCGGGCACAGTGCGCTCTGGGATCGGCATCGACCAGCGTTTCAGATACGATTCCACCAGCGCCCGATCCGTCGCGTCCGGTGCTTGGACCAGATAGGTTGAGTACGCGGCCCCAGCCGCAATCGTATCCCCCTGCCGCCGTTGTACGTTGCCGATCTCGCGCCACGCCGCGGGCGGCGCATCGGCATAGGTCGTGGCGCGCTGATAGGCGGCGAGGGCCAAGGCCTGATCCCCCTCCTCGCGCCGCACGCGATAGGCCTCGCCCTGGCGGAAATAGAGAACGCCCTCGTCACCACCGGCGGCCAGCAGATGGTTGATCAGATAGAGATGCGCGCCCAGATCACGGCGAGCAATATCATCATTGAGCCATTCATTCAGATAGGGCGAGATCGCGGCACGGTGCTCCGCCTGCCCCAGATAGCCGCCCTCTCCCTGCGCACGGGCAAAGTCCCGCAAGGTTGTCACCCGTTCCTGCGTCAGGGGATGGGTACTGAAGATCGACGCGCGCGCCACCTGCCGCTGCCGACGGCGAGACGATGATGCTTCGACCTCATCGATGACATAATCCCACAGGGCTGCACCCTGATCCGGTGAATAGCCGGCATCGACGGCGGCGCGGAAGCCGCCCTCATCGGCCTCACGCTCCTTGTCCCGGCCAAAACCGTAGAGTCGCCCCGTCAGGACGATCGAGCCGATCTGAGCGGCCTCTGGCACACGGCCAACGGCCGCGCCGAGGCTCAGGACCATCGACATGTTGGCAGCGTTCTTATACGAGCGGAACTGCTCAAGGCTATGACGTTCCTTGTAATGAATAAATTCGTGACCGAGAACGAAAGCCAGCTGTGCCTCGTTTTCGGCACGCAGGAGGAGCCCTGTCCACACCTGCATCAGCCCGTTTGGCGCCATGGAGGCGTTAAGATATGGTGCCTCGATAATGTAGACGCGCATGTCGTCGCAATAATCAGGGCCCGTCACACGGCAGGCCACGCCGCGGACATAGTCGTTCAGCGCTTCATCGCGAACGACCACAGCGGCTGTCTTGAGCTGTTCCTCAGCCTTGTCGACCTGATACCACAGGCCCGCTTCGTCCGTGTCCATCTCCGGCGTAACGCCCGCATCGATGGGAGCCACTTTCGTGGTCTCGCACGCCGCCAGGAACAAGACGCCTATACCGAGAAGAACGCCGCGCCACATCATAGCGGAAACTTCTTGAGCAGGTTGGTGATCATGTGCTCGGCCCCGTCGGCATCTCGCATGTCAGAGCCAACGCCTGTCTGCGCCACGTTGAACCAGACAATGTCACCGGTTCGAAGGTCGATCAGCGACGCAAAGGCCTGTTGCCCGCCCATGGATCCCGTGACACCAAAGGCGGCGCCCATGAGGATGTTGGCCACCTGCTTGCCGGCGCTTGCATATTCGCCGCGGGCATAAAGCAGGAGGGCGTAGTCCGCATCATTGTTCCGCGCCATTTCCTGAACGCCCGGCCCAAGTGACCAGTCGAAGGTGTCCTTCTTGGAAGGTAGCGGCAGATTCGCATAGCGATGCAGCACGATGGTCGTGCCGACGGCCTCGTGCAGCTTGATCAGCTGGATCTCTCGCGGGGTCGCCTCGCCCAGTTCGAACTGGGTCATGCTGATGTTCCGTGCCTTCAACTGCTTCTCGAGCTCGGACAGCAGCATCAACTCCGCCGCTTCGGTCCAGTCAGCGCGGGTTTCCCTGACTTCCGATGCCTTGACGAACCGCAGCTCGACATCAGGCTCCAGCAGCAGGAGCGTAGCCTCGCCGTCAATGCGTTTGAATTCGTTTGTGGTCTTGAGGGTCTTCGTGCTGGTGCAGGCGGACAGCAGCAGGACCGCCATCAAGGCTCCGGCGATCGATCTAAAGTCCCGCATGCGCGCCCCCGCGACCGGCTGTCGTGCAGCCTTCAAGCCTTGAAACTTGGTCAAAATTCGCAACGCTGTAAAGGGCCAGGCCATGGCTCCTCAGACGCGCTGAGCAACCGTGCGCGCGAACAGATTGCGATAGGCGTCGACCATGACGTTCTCACCGAACACCTCTTCGGCGCGTTGGCGGTTGGCCGCGCCCAACGCCGCGCGCAGGCTCGCGTCGCTGGACAGTTGACTGAGCGCGTCGGTCAACGCCGCCTCGTCATGGCGTGGCACGATGAAGGGCCGGTTCTGCTCGGACACCATATCGGCAACGTCGCCGACATCTGTCGCCACGATGGGCAGGGCACAGGCCATTGCCTCGAGCACGGTCAGCGGCATCTGCTCCGTATCCGACGTCAGAGCGAAGATATCAAACTCATGATACGCACCCGACGGATCGGGCAGGTTGCCAGTGAAGTGACAGTTGAGATTGAGATCAGCGGTGAGTGTCTCAAGGCTCGCGCGCTCCGCTCCCTCACCGACGAGAACCACAGCAGCAGGCGTCTCCATTGCGGATACGGCCCGCAACAGCCTGCCCATGTTTTTCTCCGGCCGCAGCGCACCTACCGAGCCGATGGTCACCGGGCGATCTGGTGCTGCGGCGGGCTGGAACCGCTGAAGATCGACGCCATTGCGCATCAGGTGCAGACGCGAGGCCGGTATCTTCCAACGATCCGCTGCAATACCGGCAAGGCCATTGGACGGAACGACAATATGACTGCGGCCGCCCAGTACAAACCGACGGAACTGATCCCGCCGGGCGATGGTACCGCCGGCTTCCTCAGGGCCGAAGCCGTCCTCGAAATGTACATGCGGCAGGCGGGCCGTAAGGCGATTGGCCAAGGCGGCCTCGATACTTCCCCAGTTATAGGTACACAGAAGATCGGCTTCAGCACGACGGAACAGCGCACGCAGCGTCCGCAGATTGCGCAGGGACAGGACCGATGCCTTGTCCAAGGCAACCTCATCAAGCGTCACTGATGCCTGAAGCGGCAGGGCTTCAGCGGCTTGCTGATTGCCGTCCAGCGCCACAACAACATGCTCCCACTCGGGCAGGCCGTTGACGAGCTGAAGAAAGCGCCGCTGCGCGCCCCCCATTGCGAAGGTCGGAAAGACGTGCAGTGCGCGTCGGGCAATGGCGGGGTCAGGCGTCATTTTTGGCCCC
This genomic stretch from Parvularcula sp. LCG005 harbors:
- a CDS encoding M48 family metallopeptidase; this translates as MMWRGVLLGIGVLFLAACETTKVAPIDAGVTPEMDTDEAGLWYQVDKAEEQLKTAAVVVRDEALNDYVRGVACRVTGPDYCDDMRVYIIEAPYLNASMAPNGLMQVWTGLLLRAENEAQLAFVLGHEFIHYKERHSLEQFRSYKNAANMSMVLSLGAAVGRVPEAAQIGSIVLTGRLYGFGRDKEREADEGGFRAAVDAGYSPDQGAALWDYVIDEVEASSSRRRQRQVARASIFSTHPLTQERVTTLRDFARAQGEGGYLGQAEHRAAISPYLNEWLNDDIARRDLGAHLYLINHLLAAGGDEGVLYFRQGEAYRVRREEGDQALALAAYQRATTYADAPPAAWREIGNVQRRQGDTIAAGAAYSTYLVQAPDATDRALVESYLKRWSMPIPERTVPATFPALSEEEADDDAS
- a CDS encoding glycosyltransferase family 4 protein; translated protein: MTPDPAIARRALHVFPTFAMGGAQRRFLQLVNGLPEWEHVVVALDGNQQAAEALPLQASVTLDEVALDKASVLSLRNLRTLRALFRRAEADLLCTYNWGSIEAALANRLTARLPHVHFEDGFGPEEAGGTIARRDQFRRFVLGGRSHIVVPSNGLAGIAADRWKIPASRLHLMRNGVDLQRFQPAAAPDRPVTIGSVGALRPEKNMGRLLRAVSAMETPAAVVLVGEGAERASLETLTADLNLNCHFTGNLPDPSGAYHEFDIFALTSDTEQMPLTVLEAMACALPIVATDVGDVADMVSEQNRPFIVPRHDEAALTDALSQLSSDASLRAALGAANRQRAEEVFGENVMVDAYRNLFARTVAQRV